The following proteins come from a genomic window of Andrena cerasifolii isolate SP2316 chromosome 6, iyAndCera1_principal, whole genome shotgun sequence:
- the Raptor gene encoding regulatory associated protein of MTOR complex 1 isoform X2, translated as MSVIASKPCHEEENSRLTEEDDWKMQLAFCKSRHTTTIEGVNCITQTWRMKERMKTVSVALVLCLNVGVDPPDIVKTQPCARLECWIDPLSVSPQKALETIGSNLQKQYERWQPRARYKQSLDPTVEEVKKLCTSLRRNAKEERVLFHYNGHGVPKPTSNGEIWVFNRTYTQYIPLSVYDLQTWMGAPSIYVYDCSNAGIIVESFQQFAEQHEKEYEMEKQAAQQNRAAGVAGTTAPSYKNCIQLAACAANQILPMNPDLPADIFTSCLTTPIKIALRWFVMQNTSKLVPKISLDLIDKIPGQLTDRRTMLGELNWIFTAITDTIAWNTLPRDLFQRLFRQDLLVASLFRNFLLAERILRSYDCTPVSCPKLPPTYQHPMWQAWDLALDLCLAQLPSILENEDQFVHSPFFEEQLTAFQVWLTLGSKNRNPPEQLPIVLQVLLSQVHRLRALELLGRFLDLGPWAVNLALSVGIFPYVLKLLQSNARELRPLLVFIWAKILAVDSTCQADLVRDGGHKYFLSVLQDTSIPSEHRTLAAFVLASIVNDYRPGQVAANHGSLVSICLEQLGDSNPLLRQWLCLCLARLWHNYDKARWCGVRDIAHEKLFTLLQDPVPEVRAASVYALGTFINSVTTRSEHANNIDQIIAITLINTISHDMCPLVRKELVVALQWMVLHFENSFVTLALAEENSRKDLIVETLSPSSGMRRISSRDRLKMLSPNNTYSVDSTDGFNQDRIKRVSSSSSISSLGNNWEFVRKPCESLGNNDWKFHCISTLSREPNIFTRNRIVNCDLFIVGHSSLGNLPSLSYGSVYMKLWHGLCNLDNDPHPAVATMSQKVTNHIRNQVKESSAPKEVIETKISSSLSLPPSPSNRTTYLSNSKGESPPTVNSGTDLLRSSRIPSHSSRSRKPIPNTISEEEDEVAGIKTPLTTSQFVEWSCAQFAQPVSLENETESMNDMESTAHYEREWRYLRNKRQRLEAREEQFRAVQSRVESQVFHARCPHSPDVLTFHPFEPHLAVAIKDFFGVWDCQTGAKLTYCTSRVNKMSRITALEFINAHDVTLLMTGSDDGSVRLWKNYSSALNCDPVLLTAWQALADIQPTTKTATAGLVTKWEQSSLTLAVTGDVRVVRLWDAETELKKQDIPTGADCCATCIDVDGVGAMMAVGCGDGSVRLFDRRLPPAESRVMIWREHTAWVLSTSLRKFERPVPQLFTGSSSGDIRIFDLRKNSSVSTVQITQGITALAAHEMADIFACGSTNHCISVYNTTGKHLNTIKFHEGFMATRISSVSCLSFHPYRVTLAAGCVDNTITAYASEPRR; from the exons ATGTCAGTAATTGCATCAAAGCCATGCCACGAGGAAGAGAATTCAAGACTGACGGAAGAGGACGATTGGAAAATGCAGCTAGCGTTCTGCAAGTCACGGCACACGACAACGATCGAGGGCGTGAATTGTATTACGCAGACATGGAGAATGAAAGAACGG ATGAAAACCGTGAGCGTGGCTCTGGTTTTGTGTTTGAATGTTGGCGTCGACCCACCGGACATCGTCAAGACGCAACCGTGCGCACGTCTCGAGTGTTGGATCG ATCCTTTGTCAGTGAGCCCACAGAAAGCTTTGGAAACCATAGGCTCTAATTTACAGAAACAGTACGAACGATGGCAACCAAGGGCGCGTTATAAACAGAGCTTAGATCCCACCGTCGAGGAAGTCAAGAAGCTGTGTACTTCTCTAAGGCGAAACGCCAAGGAAGAAAGGGTTTTGTTTCATTACAACGGTCACGGTGTTCCTAAGCCCACTAGTAATGGCGAAATATGGGTATTTAATAGG ACATATACGCAATACATTCCTTTGTCTGTGTACGATTTGCAGACATGGATGGGTGCGCCTAGCATCTATGTATATGACTGTTCTAACGCAGGTATCATTGTAGAGTCGTTTCAACAATTTGCCGAGCAGCATGAGAAGGAGTACGAG ATGGAAAAGCAGGCGGCGCAGCAGAACCGTGCGGCTGGAGTCGCAGGTACTACAGCACCGTCTTATAAGAATTGTATTCAGCTGGCAGCGTGCGCAGCTAATCAGATTTTACCTATGAATCCAGATTTACCTGCAGACATATTCACATCATGCCTTACGACACCAATTAAAATAGCATTGCGATG GTTCGTGATGCAAAATACATCGAAGTTGGTACCAAAAATATCATTAGATTTAATTGACAA aattccaGGACAGCTAACTGATAGAAGAACAATGCTAGGAGAACTTAATTGGATATTTACAGCAATCACAGACACAATAGCATGGAATACTTTACCAAGGG ATTTATTCCAGAGATTATTCAGACAAGATTTATTAGTTGCTAGTttgtttagaaattttttacttgcCGAAAGAATACTTCGGTCGTACGATTGTACTCCAGTTTCTTGTCCAAAACTGCCCCCTACTTATCAG CATCCTATGTGGCAAGCATGGGATTTGGCACTTGACCTTTGTTTAGCACAATTACCATCTATCCTTGAAAATGAAGATCAATTCGTACACTCCCCTTTCTTTGAAGAGCAACTCACAGCCTTCCAAGTGTGGCTCACGTTAGGCTCTAAAAATCGCAACCCTCCGGAACAACTGCCGATAGTACTGCAGGTGTTGTTAAGTCAAGTCCACAGACTCAGAGCATTGGAATTATTAGGACGTTTTCTCGACCTCGGTCCATGGGCAGTGAATTTGGCTCTTAGCGTAGGAATCTTTCCATATGTCTTGAAATTACTTCAAAGCAATGCAAGGGAACTACGTCCATTACTTGTTTTTATCTGGGCGAAGATTCTCGCAGTCGACAGT ACTTGCCAAGCAGATCTTGTACGCGACGGAGGGCACAAGTACTTTTTATCCGTCCTTCAGGATACTTCTATACCG AGCGAGCATAGGACATTGGCAGCGTTTGTGTTGGCCAGTATTGTGAACGACTATCGGCCAGGTCAAGTAGCTGCGAATCATGGTAGCCTCGTTTCGATATGTCTGGAGCAGCTTGGAGATTCAAACCCTTTACTACGTCAATGGTTGTGTTTATGTCTTGCAAGACTTTGGCATAATTATGATAAAGCTAGGTGGTGTGGCGTTAGAGATATCGCCCACGAGAAACTATTTACATTATTACAGGATCCAGTTCCCGAG GTTCGAGCAGCTAGTGTTTATGCTTTGGGCACATTTATAAATAGTGTAACGACACGAAGCGAGCATGCGAATAATATTGATCAAATTATAGCTATAACACTCATTAATACTATCTCTCACGATATGTGCCCTTTAGTTAGAAAA gaaTTAGTAGTAGCGCTTCAGTGGATGGTTTtacatttcgaaaattctttcgtAACTTTAGCTTTGGCTGAAGAGAACAGTCGGAAAGACCTCATTGTGGAGACATTGTCACCGTCTAGTGGAATGAGGCGTATTAGTTCTAGGGATCGATTAAAAATGCTTTCTCCTAACAATACGTACAGTGTAGACAGCACAGATGGATTTAATCAGGATCGCATTAAAAGAgtgtcatcgtcatcgtctaTTAGTAGCTTAG GAAATAATTGGGAGTTCGTGAGGAAACCTTGCGAGTCACTTGGTAATAATGATTGGAAATTCCATTGCAT aAGCACCTTATCGCGAGAGCCAAATATTTTCACCCGTAATAGGATAGTAAACTGTGATTTATTTATCGTAGGACACAGCTCCCTTGGAAACTTGCCGAGCCTTTCCTATGGTAGTGTATATATGAAACTGTGGCATGGATTGTGCAACCTCGATAATGATCCTCATCCTGCGGTGGCTACGATGTCCCAAAAAGTCACCAACCATATTCGGAATCAG GTTAAAGAATCTTCTGCGCCTAAAGAAGTGATCGAAACAAAGATATCATCGTCGCTGTCTCTTCCACCGTCTCCATCGAATCGCACAACTTACTTAAG CAACAGCAAAGGAGAATCACCGCCTACGGTTAATTCTGGAACAGATCTCTTACGCTCTTCAAGGATACCATCGCATAGTAGTCGCTCAAGAAAACCAATTCCTAATACA ATCTCAGAGGAAGAAGACGAAGTCGCTGGGATTAAAACACCACTAACAACTTCACAGTTCGTGGAATGGAGTTGCGCTCAATTTGCTCAGCCCGTTAGTTTAGAAAATGAAACTGAATCGATGAATGACATGGAAAGTACAGCTCACTATGAGAGGGAATGGCG GTACCTGAGAAATAAGAGACAACGACTCGAGGCAAGGGAAGAGCAATTCCGAGCAGTACAAAGTAGAGTAGAATCACAAGTATTTCATGCGAGATGCCCCCATTCTCCGGATGTTTTAACATTTCACCCTTTTGAACCTCATTTGGCTGTGGCGATAAAAGATTTCTTTGG GGTATGGGACTGTCAAACCGGTGCAAAGTTAACGTACTGTACGAGTCGCGTAAATAAAATGTCACGCATCACAGCACTCGAGTTTATCAATGCTCATGATGTGACATTGTTAATGACTGGCTCCGATGATGGTTCAGTGAGGCTGTGGAAAAATTACAGCAGCGCGTTAAACTGTGATCCAGTTTTACTTACTGCTTGGCAAGCACTGGCTGATATACAGCCAACAACAAAAACAGCAACTG CTGGATTAGTCACAAAATGGGAGCAAAGTTCCCTTACTCTAGCTGTCACAGGCGATGTTCGTGTTGTCAGGCTTTGGGACGCAGAAACTGAATTAAAGAAACAAGATATACCAACAGGCGCCGATTGTTGTGCTACGTGCATTGATGTTGATGGCGTAG GTGCAATGATGGCAGTGGGATGCGGAGATGGTTCTGTTCGCTTGTTTGACAGAAGATTGCCTCCGGCagagtcaagagttatgatttGGAGGGAACATACGGCATGGGTGTTAAGCActtctttaagaaaatttgagaGGCCTGTACCACAGTTGTTCACTGGATCGTCTTCAGGGGATATTAGAATATTCGATCTTAGGAAGAATTCGTCTGTAAGCACTGTACAGATAACTCAAGGTATTACAGCATTGGCAGCGCATGAAATGGCTGATATCTTTGCTTG TGGATCGACAAATCACTGTATAAGCGTGTACAACACAACGGGCAAGCATTTAAACACAATAAAATTTCACGAAGGATTTATGGCTACTCGTATTAGTTCTGTAAGTTGTCTAAGTTTTCATCCTTATCGTGTAACGCTAGCAGCTGGGTGCGTAGACAATACTATTACAGCATATGCGTCTGAGCCACGCAGATGA
- the Raptor gene encoding regulatory associated protein of MTOR complex 1 isoform X3, with protein MSVIASKPCHEEENSRLTEEDDWKMQLAFCKSRHTTTIEGVNCITQTWRMKERMKTVSVALVLCLNVGVDPPDIVKTQPCARLECWIDPLSVSPQKALETIGSNLQKQYERWQPRARYKQSLDPTVEEVKKLCTSLRRNAKEERVLFHYNGHGVPKPTSNGEIWVFNRTYTQYIPLSVYDLQTWMGAPSIYVYDCSNAGIIVESFQQFAEQHEKEYEMEKQAAQQNRAAGVAGTTAPSYKNCIQLAACAANQILPMNPDLPADIFTSCLTTPIKIALRWFVMQNTSKLVPKISLDLIDKIPGQLTDRRTMLGELNWIFTAITDTIAWNTLPRDLFQRLFRQDLLVASLFRNFLLAERILRSYDCTPVSCPKLPPTYQHPMWQAWDLALDLCLAQLPSILENEDQFVHSPFFEEQLTAFQVWLTLGSKNRNPPEQLPIVLQVLLSQVHRLRALELLGRFLDLGPWAVNLALSVGIFPYVLKLLQSNARELRPLLVFIWAKILAVDSTCQADLVRDGGHKYFLSVLQDTSIPSEHRTLAAFVLASIVNDYRPGQVAANHGSLVSICLEQLGDSNPLLRQWLCLCLARLWHNYDKARWCGVRDIAHEKLFTLLQDPVPEVRAASVYALGTFINSVTTRSEHANNIDQIIAITLINTISHDMCPLVRKELVVALQWMVLHFENSFVTLALAEENSRKDLIVETLSPSSGMRRISSRDRLKMLSPNNTYSVDSTDGFNQDRIKRVSSSSSISSLGNNWEFVRKPCESLGHSSLGNLPSLSYGSVYMKLWHGLCNLDNDPHPAVATMSQKVTNHIRNQVKESSAPKEVIETKISSSLSLPPSPSNRTTYLSNSKGESPPTVNSGTDLLRSSRIPSHSSRSRKPIPNTISEEEDEVAGIKTPLTTSQFVEWSCAQFAQPVSLENETESMNDMESTAHYEREWRYLRNKRQRLEAREEQFRAVQSRVESQVFHARCPHSPDVLTFHPFEPHLAVAIKDFFGVWDCQTGAKLTYCTSRVNKMSRITALEFINAHDVTLLMTGSDDGSVRLWKNYSSALNCDPVLLTAWQALADIQPTTKTATATAGLVTKWEQSSLTLAVTGDVRVVRLWDAETELKKQDIPTGADCCATCIDVDGVGAMMAVGCGDGSVRLFDRRLPPAESRVMIWREHTAWVLSTSLRKFERPVPQLFTGSSSGDIRIFDLRKNSSVSTVQITQGITALAAHEMADIFACGSTNHCISVYNTTGKHLNTIKFHEGFMATRISSVSCLSFHPYRVTLAAGCVDNTITAYASEPRR; from the exons ATGTCAGTAATTGCATCAAAGCCATGCCACGAGGAAGAGAATTCAAGACTGACGGAAGAGGACGATTGGAAAATGCAGCTAGCGTTCTGCAAGTCACGGCACACGACAACGATCGAGGGCGTGAATTGTATTACGCAGACATGGAGAATGAAAGAACGG ATGAAAACCGTGAGCGTGGCTCTGGTTTTGTGTTTGAATGTTGGCGTCGACCCACCGGACATCGTCAAGACGCAACCGTGCGCACGTCTCGAGTGTTGGATCG ATCCTTTGTCAGTGAGCCCACAGAAAGCTTTGGAAACCATAGGCTCTAATTTACAGAAACAGTACGAACGATGGCAACCAAGGGCGCGTTATAAACAGAGCTTAGATCCCACCGTCGAGGAAGTCAAGAAGCTGTGTACTTCTCTAAGGCGAAACGCCAAGGAAGAAAGGGTTTTGTTTCATTACAACGGTCACGGTGTTCCTAAGCCCACTAGTAATGGCGAAATATGGGTATTTAATAGG ACATATACGCAATACATTCCTTTGTCTGTGTACGATTTGCAGACATGGATGGGTGCGCCTAGCATCTATGTATATGACTGTTCTAACGCAGGTATCATTGTAGAGTCGTTTCAACAATTTGCCGAGCAGCATGAGAAGGAGTACGAG ATGGAAAAGCAGGCGGCGCAGCAGAACCGTGCGGCTGGAGTCGCAGGTACTACAGCACCGTCTTATAAGAATTGTATTCAGCTGGCAGCGTGCGCAGCTAATCAGATTTTACCTATGAATCCAGATTTACCTGCAGACATATTCACATCATGCCTTACGACACCAATTAAAATAGCATTGCGATG GTTCGTGATGCAAAATACATCGAAGTTGGTACCAAAAATATCATTAGATTTAATTGACAA aattccaGGACAGCTAACTGATAGAAGAACAATGCTAGGAGAACTTAATTGGATATTTACAGCAATCACAGACACAATAGCATGGAATACTTTACCAAGGG ATTTATTCCAGAGATTATTCAGACAAGATTTATTAGTTGCTAGTttgtttagaaattttttacttgcCGAAAGAATACTTCGGTCGTACGATTGTACTCCAGTTTCTTGTCCAAAACTGCCCCCTACTTATCAG CATCCTATGTGGCAAGCATGGGATTTGGCACTTGACCTTTGTTTAGCACAATTACCATCTATCCTTGAAAATGAAGATCAATTCGTACACTCCCCTTTCTTTGAAGAGCAACTCACAGCCTTCCAAGTGTGGCTCACGTTAGGCTCTAAAAATCGCAACCCTCCGGAACAACTGCCGATAGTACTGCAGGTGTTGTTAAGTCAAGTCCACAGACTCAGAGCATTGGAATTATTAGGACGTTTTCTCGACCTCGGTCCATGGGCAGTGAATTTGGCTCTTAGCGTAGGAATCTTTCCATATGTCTTGAAATTACTTCAAAGCAATGCAAGGGAACTACGTCCATTACTTGTTTTTATCTGGGCGAAGATTCTCGCAGTCGACAGT ACTTGCCAAGCAGATCTTGTACGCGACGGAGGGCACAAGTACTTTTTATCCGTCCTTCAGGATACTTCTATACCG AGCGAGCATAGGACATTGGCAGCGTTTGTGTTGGCCAGTATTGTGAACGACTATCGGCCAGGTCAAGTAGCTGCGAATCATGGTAGCCTCGTTTCGATATGTCTGGAGCAGCTTGGAGATTCAAACCCTTTACTACGTCAATGGTTGTGTTTATGTCTTGCAAGACTTTGGCATAATTATGATAAAGCTAGGTGGTGTGGCGTTAGAGATATCGCCCACGAGAAACTATTTACATTATTACAGGATCCAGTTCCCGAG GTTCGAGCAGCTAGTGTTTATGCTTTGGGCACATTTATAAATAGTGTAACGACACGAAGCGAGCATGCGAATAATATTGATCAAATTATAGCTATAACACTCATTAATACTATCTCTCACGATATGTGCCCTTTAGTTAGAAAA gaaTTAGTAGTAGCGCTTCAGTGGATGGTTTtacatttcgaaaattctttcgtAACTTTAGCTTTGGCTGAAGAGAACAGTCGGAAAGACCTCATTGTGGAGACATTGTCACCGTCTAGTGGAATGAGGCGTATTAGTTCTAGGGATCGATTAAAAATGCTTTCTCCTAACAATACGTACAGTGTAGACAGCACAGATGGATTTAATCAGGATCGCATTAAAAGAgtgtcatcgtcatcgtctaTTAGTAGCTTAG GAAATAATTGGGAGTTCGTGAGGAAACCTTGCGAGTCACTTG GACACAGCTCCCTTGGAAACTTGCCGAGCCTTTCCTATGGTAGTGTATATATGAAACTGTGGCATGGATTGTGCAACCTCGATAATGATCCTCATCCTGCGGTGGCTACGATGTCCCAAAAAGTCACCAACCATATTCGGAATCAG GTTAAAGAATCTTCTGCGCCTAAAGAAGTGATCGAAACAAAGATATCATCGTCGCTGTCTCTTCCACCGTCTCCATCGAATCGCACAACTTACTTAAG CAACAGCAAAGGAGAATCACCGCCTACGGTTAATTCTGGAACAGATCTCTTACGCTCTTCAAGGATACCATCGCATAGTAGTCGCTCAAGAAAACCAATTCCTAATACA ATCTCAGAGGAAGAAGACGAAGTCGCTGGGATTAAAACACCACTAACAACTTCACAGTTCGTGGAATGGAGTTGCGCTCAATTTGCTCAGCCCGTTAGTTTAGAAAATGAAACTGAATCGATGAATGACATGGAAAGTACAGCTCACTATGAGAGGGAATGGCG GTACCTGAGAAATAAGAGACAACGACTCGAGGCAAGGGAAGAGCAATTCCGAGCAGTACAAAGTAGAGTAGAATCACAAGTATTTCATGCGAGATGCCCCCATTCTCCGGATGTTTTAACATTTCACCCTTTTGAACCTCATTTGGCTGTGGCGATAAAAGATTTCTTTGG GGTATGGGACTGTCAAACCGGTGCAAAGTTAACGTACTGTACGAGTCGCGTAAATAAAATGTCACGCATCACAGCACTCGAGTTTATCAATGCTCATGATGTGACATTGTTAATGACTGGCTCCGATGATGGTTCAGTGAGGCTGTGGAAAAATTACAGCAGCGCGTTAAACTGTGATCCAGTTTTACTTACTGCTTGGCAAGCACTGGCTGATATACAGCCAACAACAAAAACAGCAACTG CAACAGCTGGATTAGTCACAAAATGGGAGCAAAGTTCCCTTACTCTAGCTGTCACAGGCGATGTTCGTGTTGTCAGGCTTTGGGACGCAGAAACTGAATTAAAGAAACAAGATATACCAACAGGCGCCGATTGTTGTGCTACGTGCATTGATGTTGATGGCGTAG GTGCAATGATGGCAGTGGGATGCGGAGATGGTTCTGTTCGCTTGTTTGACAGAAGATTGCCTCCGGCagagtcaagagttatgatttGGAGGGAACATACGGCATGGGTGTTAAGCActtctttaagaaaatttgagaGGCCTGTACCACAGTTGTTCACTGGATCGTCTTCAGGGGATATTAGAATATTCGATCTTAGGAAGAATTCGTCTGTAAGCACTGTACAGATAACTCAAGGTATTACAGCATTGGCAGCGCATGAAATGGCTGATATCTTTGCTTG TGGATCGACAAATCACTGTATAAGCGTGTACAACACAACGGGCAAGCATTTAAACACAATAAAATTTCACGAAGGATTTATGGCTACTCGTATTAGTTCTGTAAGTTGTCTAAGTTTTCATCCTTATCGTGTAACGCTAGCAGCTGGGTGCGTAGACAATACTATTACAGCATATGCGTCTGAGCCACGCAGATGA